The following proteins are encoded in a genomic region of Gammaproteobacteria bacterium:
- the ubiG gene encoding bifunctional 2-polyprenyl-6-hydroxyphenol methylase/3-demethylubiquinol 3-O-methyltransferase UbiG — MSEKNLNVAQNEIEHFNEQASFWWDENGPFKTLHHINPVRTEYVKQFVDLKGKKVLDVGCGGGVFSEAMAQSGAEVTAIDLAEDALEVAKLHLLESGLDVNYFCQSVEEFAKDNEEKFDVIVCMEMLEHVPDPQSIVDSFAKILKPDGFLFLSTINRHPKAMMFGIFAAEHVLGIVPKGTHHYEQFIKPSELVTGVEKANLQVIDVSGMKYNPISQKAWIDKTDVTINYLVAAKKA; from the coding sequence ATGTCTGAAAAGAATCTGAATGTTGCCCAAAACGAAATCGAGCATTTTAACGAGCAAGCCTCGTTCTGGTGGGATGAAAATGGTCCTTTTAAAACTTTGCATCACATCAATCCTGTCAGAACAGAATACGTTAAACAATTTGTTGATTTAAAAGGCAAAAAAGTGCTTGACGTGGGATGTGGCGGAGGAGTTTTTTCCGAAGCGATGGCACAATCCGGTGCCGAAGTGACGGCGATTGATTTGGCAGAAGATGCTCTGGAAGTAGCAAAGCTGCATTTGCTCGAAAGTGGACTGGATGTGAATTATTTTTGTCAAAGTGTTGAGGAGTTTGCCAAAGATAACGAGGAAAAATTCGATGTTATTGTTTGTATGGAAATGCTGGAGCATGTTCCTGATCCTCAGTCAATAGTTGATTCGTTTGCGAAAATACTGAAACCTGATGGTTTTCTGTTTTTATCAACTATAAACCGTCATCCAAAAGCGATGATGTTTGGAATATTTGCTGCTGAGCATGTTTTGGGAATTGTTCCGAAAGGCACGCACCATTATGAGCAGTTCATCAAACCTTCTGAACTTGTAACCGGTGTGGAAAAAGCGAATTTACAAGTGATTGATGTGAGTGGTATGAAATACAATCCAATTTCCCAAAAAGCATGGATTGACAAAACAGACGTAACTATTAATTATCTTGTGGCTGCAAAAAAAGCATGA
- a CDS encoding HAD-IA family hydrolase, whose amino-acid sequence MSGVLFDLDGTLVDTSIDMVLALQSLAKENGIEIEADFVKYRELITYGSRALVTSIFGEIDRNELSQLQKRYLEIYENCLTQNTILFDGMKEVIQYLDSNQISWGIVTNKPVFLAQPLVENMPELQNCKVLVGGGMTEHAKPHPQSILLAIEKSQIKPEYSWYIGDALTDIQAGRSAGMKSAGALWGYIAETDNPNLWQADKLLNHPTEILNFFK is encoded by the coding sequence ATGAGTGGAGTTTTATTCGACCTTGACGGAACCTTGGTTGATACCTCGATTGACATGGTTTTGGCATTACAATCTCTGGCAAAGGAAAATGGCATCGAAATTGAGGCTGATTTTGTTAAATACAGAGAACTGATTACTTATGGTTCCAGAGCTTTAGTCACATCAATTTTCGGAGAGATTGATAGAAACGAATTGTCGCAACTGCAAAAACGCTATTTGGAGATTTATGAAAATTGTTTAACTCAAAACACCATTCTTTTTGATGGTATGAAAGAAGTGATTCAATATTTGGATAGCAACCAAATCAGTTGGGGAATTGTCACCAACAAGCCGGTATTTCTGGCGCAACCTTTGGTTGAGAATATGCCCGAGTTGCAGAATTGTAAGGTTCTTGTGGGCGGAGGAATGACCGAACATGCAAAGCCACACCCGCAATCCATATTGTTGGCAATAGAAAAATCTCAAATCAAACCCGAATATTCATGGTATATCGGTGATGCTTTAACAGATATTCAGGCAGGAAGATCGGCGGGTATGAAATCAGCCGGAGCGTTGTGGGGTTATATTGCAGAAACAGACAATCCGAATCTCTGGCAGGCTGATAAATTGCTTAATCACCCAACTGAAATTTTAAATTTTTTTAAGTAA
- a CDS encoding lamin tail domain-containing protein produces MNKLLNVKLFLVSLLVITNSKSLADDYQGVQADLNNGLLPVEAAKRAHENELFSADVVQQMVDSDVDIVKAVQTVAREWSSCDDTYASVRKGVQLSSDRADEIVASVATINGCKCNAQSFWARSRLEQRLRPRIQRALAEISASCSCASAGIEAAIEIVPDKVEDMVDAVIVAKNRAERTIDSIGQVGVLPEQKFWGDQIVRTKDTNLIRNTEVCSGDYNELDEFDPNSSWSNQDKQTDSATFAYNRDLGTHKLICEEEETKDEEEEKENDSEKLIISQYIEGQGSDQALELYNGSDKEIDLYAGNYQLEVYFHGYDFPGEVIQLKGLMAPQSTFVVADAQASSDISAKANQKVNGLIFKGADAVVLKAGFNNSPCECAVATIASAVNGIEKSEDKNAEMSQEKEDFIKRIEHHYDNTNVQATVVDSLGRILANKDGEQKDVPVIEDATIRRVETVCKGDRIEMDEFDLNKEWQTYANDNFIDSGSFSTKDCKASRKDLLLSEYIEGTENNAMIELYNGTDRPIDFSSEKYFLELYNDDDDDPESVIYLDGKVDRGGVFVVAHSDAEEALRDIANQKTSELDLENTRAVVLKKVVLPAYQSCYADIANWIQGNDLKNIAYILPPQRDPGTGPDPSDDPRDGPDGGELASPN; encoded by the coding sequence ATGAATAAACTTTTAAATGTGAAACTATTCTTGGTTTCGCTCTTAGTTATTACAAACTCAAAATCTTTAGCTGATGACTATCAAGGTGTTCAGGCTGATTTGAATAACGGTTTGTTGCCTGTTGAGGCGGCAAAAAGAGCGCATGAAAATGAATTGTTTTCTGCCGATGTTGTTCAACAAATGGTCGACTCTGATGTTGATATTGTCAAAGCGGTTCAAACTGTCGCTCGTGAGTGGTCATCTTGTGATGATACTTATGCTTCTGTAAGAAAAGGTGTGCAACTTTCTTCAGACAGAGCGGATGAGATTGTCGCATCAGTCGCAACTATCAATGGATGTAAATGTAATGCTCAAAGTTTTTGGGCGCGCTCCAGACTGGAACAGCGTTTACGTCCGAGAATTCAAAGAGCATTGGCTGAAATCAGTGCCAGTTGTAGCTGTGCATCTGCCGGCATAGAAGCTGCGATTGAAATTGTTCCTGATAAAGTTGAAGACATGGTTGATGCTGTCATCGTGGCTAAAAACAGAGCCGAACGTACAATTGACTCTATCGGTCAGGTTGGTGTGCTTCCGGAGCAAAAATTCTGGGGTGATCAAATTGTCAGAACTAAGGATACAAACCTTATAAGAAATACCGAAGTCTGTTCAGGTGACTACAATGAATTGGATGAATTTGATCCAAACAGCAGTTGGTCCAATCAAGACAAACAAACTGACAGTGCAACTTTTGCTTATAACCGTGACTTAGGAACTCATAAATTAATCTGTGAAGAGGAAGAGACTAAGGACGAGGAAGAAGAAAAAGAAAATGACAGCGAAAAATTAATTATTTCTCAATACATCGAAGGTCAAGGTAGCGATCAAGCTTTGGAATTATACAACGGAAGTGACAAAGAGATTGATTTGTATGCCGGTAATTATCAGTTAGAAGTTTATTTTCATGGTTATGATTTTCCTGGTGAAGTCATTCAGTTGAAAGGATTAATGGCACCACAATCCACTTTTGTTGTTGCAGATGCACAAGCATCTTCAGATATTTCTGCAAAAGCCAATCAAAAAGTGAATGGCTTGATTTTTAAAGGAGCTGATGCGGTTGTTTTAAAAGCCGGATTTAACAACAGTCCTTGTGAATGTGCCGTTGCAACAATCGCTTCTGCTGTTAATGGAATTGAAAAATCTGAAGACAAGAATGCTGAAATGTCTCAGGAAAAAGAAGATTTTATTAAGAGAATTGAGCACCATTACGACAACACCAATGTACAGGCGACTGTTGTTGACAGCTTGGGACGGATTTTGGCAAATAAAGACGGTGAACAAAAAGATGTTCCTGTTATTGAGGATGCAACCATTCGTCGTGTGGAAACCGTTTGTAAGGGTGATCGAATTGAGATGGATGAGTTTGACTTGAATAAAGAATGGCAAACTTATGCTAACGACAACTTTATTGATTCCGGTAGTTTCAGTACCAAGGATTGCAAGGCATCACGCAAGGATTTGCTACTTTCAGAGTATATTGAAGGAACTGAAAATAATGCAATGATTGAGTTGTACAATGGAACTGACCGTCCGATTGATTTCAGTTCAGAAAAATATTTCTTGGAACTGTATAATGATGATGACGATGATCCTGAAAGCGTGATTTACTTGGACGGTAAGGTTGATCGTGGAGGAGTGTTTGTAGTTGCTCATTCTGATGCCGAAGAAGCATTAAGAGATATTGCAAATCAGAAAACATCGGAACTGGATTTAGAAAATACCAGAGCTGTTGTTTTGAAAAAAGTGGTATTACCAGCGTATCAGTCTTGTTATGCTGATATTGCAAACTGGATTCAAGGTAATGACTTGAAAAACATAGCTTATATACTTCCGCCTCAAAGAGATCCGGGTACAGGTCCTGACCCATCGGATGATCCGCGTGATGGTCCGGACGGTGGAGAATTGGCAAGTCCAAACTAA
- a CDS encoding pyridoxal-phosphate dependent enzyme yields MKHFDNWSKIFCNDSTPLTEVLNNKNIKILVKRDELNHPIIQGNKLRKLKYNIKYAIENGFTGIATFGGAYSNHLIAVAKCAELINFESVGFIRGNELESQPEKWSDTLHQAHSYGMKFIFLNREEYRKKANSNFVKSTVDESCYLIPEGGSNSLALKGVAEVIGELTQQTSEPTHIISACGTGGTLAGLIEGVNKANWNTQVIGIPVLKGSEFLVDDIAKLTNHNRSVQWKLYHDYHAGGYAKLNDERMIDFARNFIKNKKIDLDKIYTIKSFYAAFDLIDRGVIPANSTVVILHTGGLQGGIVT; encoded by the coding sequence ATGAAACACTTTGATAATTGGTCCAAAATATTTTGCAATGACTCGACACCACTAACAGAAGTTCTGAACAATAAGAATATAAAAATTTTGGTCAAACGTGATGAGCTAAATCATCCAATTATTCAGGGTAACAAACTCAGGAAGTTAAAATACAATATCAAATACGCCATTGAGAATGGATTTACAGGAATTGCAACCTTTGGTGGCGCATACTCGAATCATTTAATTGCTGTTGCAAAATGTGCGGAGCTAATAAATTTCGAGAGCGTTGGGTTTATTCGTGGAAACGAGCTAGAGTCCCAACCTGAAAAATGGTCTGACACACTTCATCAAGCACATTCCTATGGCATGAAGTTTATCTTTCTTAACCGTGAAGAATATCGTAAAAAAGCCAATTCAAACTTTGTTAAATCAACTGTTGATGAAAGTTGTTACCTTATTCCCGAAGGTGGAAGCAACTCTTTAGCTTTAAAAGGTGTTGCCGAAGTTATTGGCGAACTGACTCAACAAACATCCGAACCCACTCATATCATTTCTGCTTGTGGAACCGGTGGAACTCTTGCCGGTTTGATTGAGGGAGTTAACAAGGCGAACTGGAATACCCAAGTTATCGGCATTCCGGTACTTAAAGGTTCGGAATTCTTAGTCGATGATATTGCCAAACTAACAAATCACAACCGCTCTGTTCAATGGAAACTGTATCACGACTATCACGCCGGTGGATATGCAAAACTCAATGATGAAAGAATGATTGATTTTGCAAGAAATTTTATTAAAAACAAAAAGATAGATTTAGATAAGATTTACACTATCAAATCATTTTATGCTGCTTTTGACTTAATTGACAGAGGAGTTATCCCCGCAAATAGTACAGTTGTGATTTTACACACGGGAGGTTTACAAGGGGGAATAGTTACTTAA
- a CDS encoding nucleotide sugar dehydrogenase — translation MNNKNKIAIVGLGYVGLPLAVAFAKYYDTIGYDINQNRIDELEQFKDSTLETSSEELKSAKYLSYTSDLQKIKEANVFIITVPTPVDSNNLPELSPLKNASEAIGSILKKGDIVVYESTVFPGATEEYCAKILEEESGLKLNSDFSLGYSPERINPGDKVHTLQTITKVVAASNSETESVLTELYSKIINAGVFLASSIKVAEASKAVENTQRDMNIAFMNELAVMFNHMGIDTLDVIKTASTKWNFLPFTPGLVGGHCIGVDPYYLIHKSQESGYYPQLITTARRINESMSQYVVDRFLKKLALSKVHIVNANVLVMGITFKENCPDLRNTKIVEIISELEACHARVDVHDPWADVDDAKRFLNVDIQMNLQNGFYDAIILAVSHKQFIEMGEKKIRNLLKPNGIIFDLKGMLPSDAVDERL, via the coding sequence ATGAATAATAAAAATAAAATTGCAATAGTTGGTCTGGGATATGTTGGTTTGCCATTGGCGGTTGCATTTGCCAAATACTATGACACCATTGGTTACGACATCAATCAAAATCGAATTGATGAGCTGGAACAGTTCAAAGATTCCACTTTAGAAACATCATCTGAAGAATTGAAATCTGCAAAATATCTGTCTTACACCAGTGACTTACAAAAAATTAAAGAAGCCAATGTATTTATCATAACCGTTCCCACACCGGTGGACTCCAATAACTTACCCGAACTTTCTCCGCTTAAAAATGCATCTGAAGCGATTGGCTCAATATTAAAGAAAGGCGATATCGTTGTTTATGAATCCACTGTTTTTCCCGGAGCTACAGAAGAATATTGTGCAAAGATTTTAGAAGAAGAAAGTGGTCTTAAATTAAACTCTGACTTTTCATTGGGATATTCTCCGGAACGAATCAACCCGGGCGACAAAGTTCACACCTTACAAACCATCACAAAGGTCGTTGCAGCTTCTAATTCTGAGACAGAAAGTGTGCTCACAGAGCTTTATTCTAAAATTATTAATGCCGGTGTTTTTCTTGCCAGTTCCATCAAAGTTGCGGAAGCATCAAAAGCAGTTGAAAACACTCAAAGAGACATGAATATCGCATTCATGAATGAATTAGCTGTAATGTTCAATCACATGGGAATTGATACCTTGGATGTGATTAAAACAGCATCCACAAAGTGGAATTTCTTACCATTTACGCCAGGGTTGGTTGGTGGTCATTGTATCGGAGTGGATCCTTATTATCTGATTCATAAATCGCAGGAAAGTGGATATTATCCACAACTCATCACAACTGCCAGACGCATTAATGAAAGCATGAGTCAGTACGTTGTTGATCGTTTCTTGAAAAAATTGGCACTGAGCAAAGTCCATATTGTGAATGCCAATGTTCTGGTTATGGGAATCACTTTTAAAGAGAACTGTCCTGATTTAAGAAATACAAAAATTGTCGAAATTATCAGCGAGCTTGAAGCCTGTCATGCTCGTGTTGATGTTCACGATCCATGGGCGGATGTCGATGATGCTAAGCGTTTTTTAAATGTTGATATTCAGATGAATTTACAAAATGGATTTTATGATGCAATTATTCTGGCTGTTTCACACAAACAATTCATTGAAATGGGCGAAAAGAAAATTCGGAATCTGCTTAAACCCAACGGTATCATTTTTGATTTGAAAGGAATGTTACCATCAGATGCCGTGGATGAAAGGTTGTAA